The genome window TTGAAGATTTTGGGCTGCCCATCAAGCTGACAGCCCTGCTGCCTTTTGAATCTGTGGGGCTGGGCTGGATATTGCCCGCCCTGATTTTTGGCATTGCAGGTTTTTTTGTGCGCCAGGGCAAAGGCAGGGCGTAGTATCCAGGCAGCTATTGCTGCTGGCGCTTTGCGCCTCGCATCTCTTTTGCGGAAGTCAAGATCAGCGCTGATTAGCCATGATCAGCAGCATGCGACGGGGCGGGCGTTCCAGGCGCTGTAGCGTCAATTTTGCCAAAGCACCTGTCGTCAATCATGATATGCTGGGCTGTGAGTTCGTAAATCATAAAACGGAGCAAGGCCGCAAGGCCTGCACCATCGCGCTGAAACTGGGCCAGAAGGATGTTGGCTCTGTCCAGCAGGCGCTGATGCGCCTGCAAGTGCGAGGGCGCATCCGGGTATCCGATCTGGTTCAGGATGTGCTCCTCAAACTGAAAATGCTCCACCGTGTCCGCCAACAGGCCTTCAACGGCGGCGGTAATTGCTTTTTTGTCAGCGCCGGAGCTGTCCAGTTGCAGCAGGTTGTTGACTGTTGCAAACAGATTGCGGTGCTGCCTGTCAATCTCCTCATGCCCGCATTCGTATGTTTCGCTCCACTGAAGGCGCAATGCGCTTGAAGGGCTGCAAATAAAATTGCTGATACTGCCGTCCAGATCCTCCACCCTGACCTGATTGCGGCCACTAACTTTAGCTCTGTACAGAGCCATATCTGCCCGTTGCATCCATTCTTCCATAGTATCAGTTGCCCGACAGGCTGCCACGCCAATGCTTACTGTAACTCTTGCATTAAAAGAAAAATGCAGTTTTTCAAGATGATCGCGTATGTGCTCCGCGAGGGTTACGGCATCAAAAAAAGTGGAGGAGGGTAAAACCACAACAAATTCTTCTCCGCCCCAGCGTCCCGGCACGTCAGTTGCGCGTATGTCTGTACACAGCAACCTGCCAACCCCTCGCAGCACCTCATCGCCAGCAATGTGGCCGAACTGGTCGTTGATACGCTTGAAGTTGTCCAGATCCAGCATCAACAGCGTAACCGGATGCCCATAGCGGTGCATGCGCGCCATCTCTTGCTGCAAAATCTCTTCAATGCGTACACGGTTCCAGCAGCCGGTCAGTCTGTCCAGCAGGGCCGCCTTACGCAAGGCCGCATCTGAGCGCTCCTTTGCCATGAGCGCAAAGCCGTTTGATACCATGATCAAAGAAATAAATGTGACAATGTACAGTGTTACCTGCGCCGGTGTGGTCAGAAAAATGCTCATTACCTCACTGGGGGCAATAATGGCTACACAGAATTTCCACGCAAGCGAGAGGATTGATAGCCCAATGCCAAATACCATCAGGTTGCGCCCACGCACAGAGAATTCAAACTTGTAGCTCAGCAGTGCCTTTTGCACCAGAAAACCCTGAACAGCCAGCATTGCATTGACCAACAGAACGCGAAAGACCACAGAATTAAAGGAAATCAGAACACCAACCGTTGTGACCAGGGGAGGCCCCCAAAATAGAAATCTGTTTCGCGGATGTATGCCAAGAAAAATATGAACAGCATAGTAAAAAATTGCATAGGAAATAGAAAAAAAAGTGTTTGCGCACACAACAGATAAAAAATCTGGAATATTTCCACGCAGGGTAAAGAGAATATAACTTGTAGCATGAATGCAAAGGGCCAGACCCCATTCGCGTAGTCCATCGCCTGCATGGCGTTCAGAAGCCGCAAGCGTAGATACTGCAAGGGTAATGCAACCTGCAACCAACATTACAAATATTGTTGGAATGTGTAATTCCACACTAGCTCCCAATTTACCAGGTCACATGCATGTGATGCATCTTGTGTATAAGGTATTATAGAAATTGAAATAGATCTGCTGTCAAATTATATAATATTTTTGCGAACGGCAATAAGATTACTTGATTGTATAAACAATTATTAATAGCTTTTTTTACTCTGCGTGAGCATACTGATGCCATTCTGACAGTGTGCAATTTCAGCGCGTAAACCAAGAGCGGAACTCCTAAATGGGGTTCCGCTCTTGGTTTACGCGCTGATGCCGCAGTGCTTCAGTCGAGGGTGAACATAGACTTGAAGTCTATCTTTTCTTGCCACTCTGGCTGGTTGCGCTTGTCAAAAATCATGTCACCAAGCACAAGAAAGTCCATTTCTGTGCGCATAAAGCATGTATACGCATCCAGCGGCGTACAGACAATGGGTTCGCCGCGCACGTTAAAGCTGGTGTTGACGACCATGGGGCAGCCCTGCTCACGCCGGAACGTGTCTATCAGCCCCCAGTAACGGGGATTGGTGCTGCGCGAAACGCTCTGGATGCGGGCAGACCAGTCCACATGCGTGATGGCCGGGACCGTGGAGCGTTGCAGATACAGCCTGTCGTAGAGCGGCAGCTCACGTACGTTTTCCGGCAATTGCGTGCGGTGCTTCTGCGCCACAGGAGCGCACACCAGCATGTAGGGGGACTTGGCGTCAAGATCAAACCATTCGGCGCAGTATTCTTCAAGCACAGAAGGCGCAAAAGGGCGGAATCCCTCGCGAAACTTGATCTTGAGGTTCAGCTTTTTTTGCATTTCGGGCCTTCTGGGGTCGCCCAGAATTGATCTGTCGCCCAGGGCGCGAGGGCCATATTCCATGCGGCCCTGAAACCAGCCAACCACAGAGCCGTCTGCCAGGTGCTGGGCTACTGTGGAGTACAGTTCTTCGAGGTTGGTGTATTCGGTATAGGGCGCGTCAAAACGGCGCGCAACCCGCAGAATGTCGTTGCGCGAAAACTCCGGCCCAAGATAGGATCCCTGCATGGCATCAATGCCGTTGGGGGATGGACGCTCGTTGCCGCCCCAGATATGCCAGGCAGCCTGCGCAGCGCCCAGTGCCCCGCCAGAGTCGCCGGAGGCGGGCTGAATCCATACATTCTTGAAGATGCCGCTGCGTATCAGCAGGCCATTGGCAACGCAATTCAGGGCCACGCCGCCCGCCATGACCAGATTGTCGCAGCCGGTCAGCTCGCGGGCTGTGTGGGCCAGCTTGAGCACGATGTCTTCCGTCACCTGCTGGATAGCCAGCGCCAGGGCCATGTATTCCTGACAGATTTCGCTCTCCGCATCGCGAGGGGGAATACCCAGCAGCCTTTCCCACTTGTCGCGCTTGTACATGCGCAGGCCAGTGGCATAGTCAAAGTATTCCATATTCAGCAGTAGGGAGCCGTCTTCGCGAATGTCCACAAGGCTGTCGCAGATGGCTTTTTTGAGCCTGCCTACAAGCTCCATGTCGCCATCGCCGTACGGAGCAAGCCCCATGAGCTTGTATTCGCCCGAATTGACCTTGAAGCCGCAGTACGCGGTAAAAGCCGTGTAGAGCAGGCCCAGCGAGTGGGGGAACTGCTGCTCTTTAAGGATGCGGATGCTGGCGTTCTCGCCAAGGCCAATGGTGGTGGTTGCCCATTCGCCAACGCCATCAATGGTCAGGATGGCGGCCCTGTCAAAGGGCGAAGGATAAAAGGCGCTGGCAGCGTGCGAAAGATGGTGCTCAGGAAAAAGCATTTTGGGCGAGCCGGGGCCGAGCTTGGCGATGGCCTCGCGCAGCATGGAGCGCATGAACAGCTTTTCCTTGATCCAGACGGGGATTGCGGAAAGAAAGCTGCGCAGGCCAGCCGGGGCAAAGCCGTTGTAGGTTTCAAGCAGGCGCTCGAACTTGAGGTAGGGCTTGTCGTAAAAAGCCACTGCCTCAAGATCGGCAATATTCAGGCCGCCCTCGCGCAGCACGTAGGCAGCTGCGTGGCTGGGAAATCCGGAATCGTGTTTGATGCGTGAAAAGCGCTCTTCGTGAGCGGCTGCCACAATTTTACCGTCCACCAGCAGCACGGCTGCGGAGTCGTGATAATAGGCAGAAATGCCAAGAATGGCTCTGGGCATGAAGGCTCCCATGTGTCGTTGGCGCTGGGTGCGCCTGACCAGATGCTGTTAAAAAACAGAGTAAATAAAGGGCGCTATGGCCGAGCCGCTGGTCATCACTACAAGCACGCCAAACAGCAGCAGAACGAGCACAAGGGGAAGCAGCCAGAATTTTTTGCGCTGCATAAAAAATTGCAGCAGGTCTTTAAGAAAATCCATTGGTATCTCCTGAAAGAACAAATCCTAAAAAGGATGTTCCAGATCTTTTGCTTCAAAGGTATGGTCGCGCGAAACAAAGGTGGAATCCGTGCTCTTTTTCCAGCCTTTGCGGCGCATGGGGTCATGCCCGAAAAGGCGCATGACAAGCGCCAGCGGGGTCACCACAACAAAAAATATGACGCTCAGCAGCAAACGCGACATGACGGAGCCAAGCAGCAGGGAAAGGCCCAGCCAGATCTTTGCCAGGGGCGAGTACAAGCGGGGCCAGACCATGCCCGCCAGCAGCAGCCCCAGAGCAAGGGGCAACAGGGTGAGCGACCGGGTGAACATGACAGCCAACAGACATATCAATGTCATGGCCATAGCGGTATCGGCGCATTCCTTGTTGCTCACGGCAGCAGGAAAAAAGCCGAAATGTAGTTTGCGGTGTTGCATCAGTTTCCTCTTGCAGCGGGGGATGATTGCAGGGCGGCCCGCACGTACGGCTCAAGAATGTCTGCGGCAACAGCGTTGCCAAAGGCATTCCAGTGCTTGTCGCAACTGAAATACAGGTCGGGGTATTTGACGCCGCGTGCAAGCATGGCAGGCATCAAGTCCACATAAGTCGCGCCGGTGCGCCCGGCCAGTTCGCGCAGCTTGCGGGCAAGGGGCGGCTCCTTGCCGTCATAGTGTTCAAAATCCTGATAGGCAGGGATGGTGAACAGAATAACCTTGCGGTTCCCCGCTTCGGCCACAAGCTGCTCCAGTGAATAGCGCATGATGTTCCATTCGTTCTCGGGCACAGAATAGTACATGGAGCCGCCCGAAGGATCACCGGTATTTTCAGGTGTCCAGCGGGGGACAAGCTTCATGTTTTCGATCTTGAAATCATTCAGATAAATAGCAACCCGGTACAGGCAGCTCCATTCCAGCAGGGAGAGTTTGAAGCTCTTGACCAAGGCCTGAACCTTAGTCGGCTGGGGCAGCTTCTTAACCGGGTAAAAAAGCTTGTAATCAGGATAATCGCCAACCAGATATGGGCGGTAATCGTCCGTGTCCTGAGTGTAGTAGAAATCCAGGCTGTTATCTTCAAAATCATTGCGGGGCAGAATACCCAGCAGAACAACATCATGCCTGAACTGTTTAACCATATGCTTGTATTGCAGCCATTCCTGAATGGTGCCAAAACCGCCGGAAGTGCCAAAATTGAGCACTTCCTTGCCGGTCGAAGCCTCAAGCAGGTTGGAGAGCCTGTCTTCCGAGCTGTTGCCCCATCCTTCAATAAAAGAATCGCCTAGAATAACAACGCGCGGCTGGTCTGCATCCATGGTGCGCTCCTTGTCGCGCATGCCAAGGGCATTGGAAGCGTACTGGGCCGTGAAGCAGGCCTTTTTGTGCAAATATGTGGATGAAGGGTGGTGCCATACGCCAAAATGCTCGTCGCTGAACGTCCAGAACTTGCTGTTAACGTTCACCAGACTGTAAGACGGCATCTGAATGTTTGTGTTTATATACTTGATGTAGAAATAGGATGCCACCTCAAGCATGGCTATCAGCATAAACAGAAAAATCAGGAATCTTTTTAGCATAAAGGAGTGGTTGAAAGAAAGTTTCGGGGTTCAGGCGTGGGGGCTTCCTCACCGAGGGAGCACCTGAACGGGAAGGCCAAAGCGTAAGCATAATCAAGTAGACCATATATGCCTGCTTTGCCAATTTTTCAAGCATGGTTTTGTGAGGGCAGAAACTCTATATCCCCATAAGGTACGGCCTGCGGCACCTCACTATGTAATCAGAATTGAAAATAACCGCACAAAAAACCTTTTTTGCAGGATTTTGTGCGGTTATTCAATTTTATGCAGGTGTGAACAGCTGGAGTTTTTGTCTGGCTATCTGATTTCACGTGTGGTGTGGAATGTTATCTGCGGCCATTCTTCAATAATCCGCGAGAGCCGCCATTCGTTACTGGAAAGGATGGCAAGGCAGTCGTCGCCGTCGTAGGCGAGGTTCGACTGCTGGTCGGATTTAAAGGACTCCAGCGCCGCCCTGTCATTGGAGGTTATCCAGCGCGCGGCAGAAATGGGGCAGGGCTCGTACAGGGCAATAACACCGTATTCGGCCTTGAGCCGGGCAATGATAACGTCAAACTGCAACACGCCCACTGCGCCAAGAATATGCGAGCTGTCAGTGATCGGGCGAAAAACCTGGATGGCCCCTTCTTCCGCAAGCTGTTTCAGCCCTTTGGCAAGCTGCTTGGAGCGCATGGGGTCAGCCAGCTGCACACGGCGAAAATGCTCGGGCGAAAAGTTGGGAATACCCGTAAACTTGAGCGGCTCCGAGGTTGTGAGCGTGTCACCGATTTTCAGGGTACCGTGGTTATGCAAACCGATAATGTCGCCGGGCCATGCATCTTCAACGCCTTCGCGGTCTTGCGCCATAAAGGTGATTGCCCGCGAAAGCTGCACCTCTTTGCCGATGCGATG of uncultured Desulfovibrio sp. contains these proteins:
- a CDS encoding diguanylate cyclase, with protein sequence MLAVQGFLVQKALLSYKFEFSVRGRNLMVFGIGLSILSLAWKFCVAIIAPSEVMSIFLTTPAQVTLYIVTFISLIMVSNGFALMAKERSDAALRKAALLDRLTGCWNRVRIEEILQQEMARMHRYGHPVTLLMLDLDNFKRINDQFGHIAGDEVLRGVGRLLCTDIRATDVPGRWGGEEFVVVLPSSTFFDAVTLAEHIRDHLEKLHFSFNARVTVSIGVAACRATDTMEEWMQRADMALYRAKVSGRNQVRVEDLDGSISNFICSPSSALRLQWSETYECGHEEIDRQHRNLFATVNNLLQLDSSGADKKAITAAVEGLLADTVEHFQFEEHILNQIGYPDAPSHLQAHQRLLDRANILLAQFQRDGAGLAALLRFMIYELTAQHIMIDDRCFGKIDATAPGTPAPSHAADHG
- a CDS encoding carbamoyltransferase; protein product: MPRAILGISAYYHDSAAVLLVDGKIVAAAHEERFSRIKHDSGFPSHAAAYVLREGGLNIADLEAVAFYDKPYLKFERLLETYNGFAPAGLRSFLSAIPVWIKEKLFMRSMLREAIAKLGPGSPKMLFPEHHLSHAASAFYPSPFDRAAILTIDGVGEWATTTIGLGENASIRILKEQQFPHSLGLLYTAFTAYCGFKVNSGEYKLMGLAPYGDGDMELVGRLKKAICDSLVDIREDGSLLLNMEYFDYATGLRMYKRDKWERLLGIPPRDAESEICQEYMALALAIQQVTEDIVLKLAHTARELTGCDNLVMAGGVALNCVANGLLIRSGIFKNVWIQPASGDSGGALGAAQAAWHIWGGNERPSPNGIDAMQGSYLGPEFSRNDILRVARRFDAPYTEYTNLEELYSTVAQHLADGSVVGWFQGRMEYGPRALGDRSILGDPRRPEMQKKLNLKIKFREGFRPFAPSVLEEYCAEWFDLDAKSPYMLVCAPVAQKHRTQLPENVRELPLYDRLYLQRSTVPAITHVDWSARIQSVSRSTNPRYWGLIDTFRREQGCPMVVNTSFNVRGEPIVCTPLDAYTCFMRTEMDFLVLGDMIFDKRNQPEWQEKIDFKSMFTLD
- a CDS encoding DUF5989 family protein, which produces MDFLKDLLQFFMQRKKFWLLPLVLVLLLFGVLVVMTSGSAIAPFIYSVF
- a CDS encoding SxtJ family membrane protein — encoded protein: MQHRKLHFGFFPAAVSNKECADTAMAMTLICLLAVMFTRSLTLLPLALGLLLAGMVWPRLYSPLAKIWLGLSLLLGSVMSRLLLSVIFFVVVTPLALVMRLFGHDPMRRKGWKKSTDSTFVSRDHTFEAKDLEHPF
- a CDS encoding SGNH/GDSL hydrolase family protein; its protein translation is MLIAMLEVASYFYIKYINTNIQMPSYSLVNVNSKFWTFSDEHFGVWHHPSSTYLHKKACFTAQYASNALGMRDKERTMDADQPRVVILGDSFIEGWGNSSEDRLSNLLEASTGKEVLNFGTSGGFGTIQEWLQYKHMVKQFRHDVVLLGILPRNDFEDNSLDFYYTQDTDDYRPYLVGDYPDYKLFYPVKKLPQPTKVQALVKSFKLSLLEWSCLYRVAIYLNDFKIENMKLVPRWTPENTGDPSGGSMYYSVPENEWNIMRYSLEQLVAEAGNRKVILFTIPAYQDFEHYDGKEPPLARKLRELAGRTGATYVDLMPAMLARGVKYPDLYFSCDKHWNAFGNAVAADILEPYVRAALQSSPAARGN